A single region of the Gorilla gorilla gorilla isolate KB3781 chromosome 1, NHGRI_mGorGor1-v2.1_pri, whole genome shotgun sequence genome encodes:
- the OLFML3 gene encoding olfactomedin-like protein 3, with product MGPSTPLLILFLLSWSGPLQGQQHHLVEYMERRLAALEERLAQCQDQSSRHAAELRDFKNKMLPLLEVAEKEREALRTEADTISGRVDRLEREVDYLETQNPALPCVEFDEKVTGGPGTKGKGRRNEKYDMVTDCGYTISQVRSMKILKRFGGPAGLWTKDPLGQTEKIYVLDGTQNDTAFVFPRLRDFTLAMAARKASRVRVPFPWVGTGQLVYGGFLYFARRPPGRPGGGGEMENTLQLIKFHLANRTVVDSSVFPAEGLIPPYGLTADTYIDLAADEEGLWAVYATREDDSHLCLAKLDPQTLDTEQQWDTPCPRENAEAAFVICGTLYVVYNTRPASRARIQCSFDASGTLTPERAALPYFPRRYGAHASLRYNPRERQLYAWDDGYQIVYKLEMRKKEEEV from the exons ATGGGGCCCAGCACCCCTCTCCTCATCTTGTTCCTTTTGTCATGGTCGGGACCCCTCCAAGGACAGCAGCACCACCTTGTGGAGTACATGGAACGCCGACTAGCTGCTTTAGAG GAACGGCTGGCCCAGTGCCAGGACCAGAGTAGTCGGCATGCTGCTGAGCTGCGGGACTTCAAGAACAAGATGCTGCCACTGCTGGAGGTGGCAGAGAAGGAGCGGGAGGCACTCAGAACTGAGGCCGACACCATCTCCGGGAGAGTGGATCGTCTGGAGCGGGAGGTAGACTATCTGGAGACCCAGAACCCAGCTCTGCCCTGTGTAGAGTTTGATGAGAAGGTGACTGGAGGCCCTGGGACCAAAGGCAAGGGAAGAAGGAATGAGAAGTACGATATGGTGACAG ACTGTGGCTACACAATCTCTCAAGTGAGATCAATGAAGATTCTGAAGCGATTTGGTGGCCCAGCTGGTCTATGGACCAAGGATCCACTGGGGCAAACAGAGAAGATCTACGTGTTAGATGGGACACAGAATGACACAGCCTTTGTCTTCCCAAGGCTGCGTGACTTCACCCTTGCCATGGCTGCCCGGAAAGCTTCCCGAGTCCGGGTGCCCTTCCCCTGGGTAGGCACAGGGCAGCTGGTATATGGTGGCTTTCTTTATTTTGCCCGGAGGCCTCCTGGAAGACCTGGTGGAGGTGGTGAGATGGAGAACACTTTGCAGCTAATCAAATTCCACCTGGCAAACCGAACAGTGGTGGACAGCTCAGTATTCCCAGCAGAGGGGCTGATCCCCCCCTACGGCTTGACAGCAGACACGTACATCGACCTGGCAGCTGATGAGGAAGGTCTTTGGGCTGTCTATGCCACCCGGGAGGATGACAGCCACTTGTGTCTGGCCAAGTTAGATCCACAGACACTGGACACAGAGCAGCAGTGGGACACACCATGTCCCAGAGAGAATGCTGAGGCTGCCTTTGTCATCTGTGGGACCCTCTATGTCGTCTATAACACCCGTCCTGCCAGTCGGGCCCGCATCCAGTGCTCCTTTGATGCCAGCGGCACCCTGACCCCTGAACGGGCGGCACTCCCTTATTTCCCCCGCAGATATGGTGCCCATGCCAGCCTCCGCTATAACCCCCGAGAACGCCAGCTCTATGCCTGGGATGATGGCTACCAGATTGTCTATAAGCTGGagatgaggaagaaagaagaggaggttTGA